From the Xiphophorus maculatus strain JP 163 A chromosome 20, X_maculatus-5.0-male, whole genome shotgun sequence genome, one window contains:
- the LOC102223418 gene encoding inositol hexakisphosphate kinase 1-like, translated as MISSGSTSPILRDVQRAPGDSEVSGDPPLTDTLRFLWFPRILSPSIQLQCVGVLTGVWTIIGRFIKWLFGLAQPPPGAVPNPQDGGVSLEPFIHQVGGHTSMMWYDDHTVCKPLISREQRFYESLPPEMKEFTSEYKGVVLVCFEGDSDDSINLVAYPYVDNMEDVTEELEEQAEQREERAEQSSVKQSPRLDPKVRSDVLFQMLDTNSGVASEKISLNPWSLVCHKQQLNRMRSESKDRKPFKCLLLENIVHPFSFPCILDLKMGTRQHSDDASEEKAARQIKKCEQSTSAKLGVRLCGMQVYQLRTGLYLCKNKYYGRDLSKEGFRQALRQFLDNGKGLRRDLFEPILNKLRSLKVVLERQESYRFYSSSLLIIYEGKESETAPPPGPGQSAAPADVHTAPSPHSDISSETDFNQNQDQDSDLEPLSSQGPRHSAPDAPPSPFPPSVTDCCPFVPCPPSKCPSPPPPPQQPPLVDVRMIDFAHSTFRGFLDDKVVHKGPDHGYLFGLENLIHILEDFRDENLP; from the exons ATGATCTCCTCCGGGTCCACCTCGCCTATCCTCCGTGACGTCCAGCGTGCTCCCGGTGATTCTGAAg TAAGCGGCGACCCCCCACTGACTGACACCCTGCGATTCCTGTGGTTCCCACGCATCCTGTCTCCCAGCATCCAACTTCAGTGCGTCGGGGTTCTGACGGGGGTTTGGACTATCATTGGACGCTTTATTAAGTGGCTATTCGGTCTGGCGCAGCCTCCCCCTGGGGCTGTACCTAACCCACAAGATGGAGGCGTTTCTCTGGAGCCCTTCATACACCAG GTGGGGGGTCACACCAGCATGATGTGGTACGATGACCACACCGTGTGTAAGCCTCTGATCAGCAGAGAGCAGCGCTTCTATGAGTCTCTGCCTCCTGAGATGAAGGAGTTCACTTCCGAGTATAAAG GCGTGGTTCTGGTGTGCTTCGAAGGCGACTCCGACGACTCCATCAACCTGGTGGCGTACCCGTACGTGGACAACATGGAGGACGTGacggaggagctggaggagcaggCCGAGCAGAGGGAGGAGCGGGCCGAGCAGAG TTCTGTGAAACAGAGCCCCCGGCTGGACCCAAAGGTCCGCTCGGACGTCCTGTTCCAGATGCTGGACACGAACAGCGGCGTGGCATCGGAGAAGATCAGCCTCAACCCCTGGAGCCTGGTGTGCCACAAGCAGCAGCTCAACCGCATGAGATCCGAGTCCAAGGACCGCAAGCCCTTCA AGTGCCTGCTGCTGGAGAACATCGTCCACCCCTTCTCCTTCCCCTGCATCCTGGACCTGAAGATGGGAACCCGGCAGCATAGCGACGACGCCTCGGAGGAGAAGGCGGCCCGACAGATAAAGAAATGCGAACAGAGCACTTCGGCGAAGCTGGGCGTCAGACTGTGTGGCATGCAG GTGTACCAGCTGAGGACCGGCCTCTACTTGTGCAAGAACAAGTACTACGGGCGCGACCTGTCGAAGGAAGGCTTCCGCCAGGCGCTCCGCCAGTTCCTGGACAACGGGAAGGGCCTGAGACGGGACCTCTTTGAGCCGATCCTGAATAAGCTCCGCAGCCTGAAGGTGGTGCTAGAGAGGCAGGAGTCCTACCGCTTCTACTCTTCCTCGCTGCTCATCATCTACGAGGGAAAG GAGTCTGAAACTGCCCCGCCGCCCGGCCCTGGGCAGAGCGCCGCCCCTGCAGACGTTCACACCGCTCCCTCTCCTCACTCCGACATTTCCAGTGAAACGGACttcaaccagaaccaggaccaagACTCGGACCTGGAGCCTCTGTCCTCTCAGGGACCCAGACATTCGGCGCCAGACGCCCCCCCCTCTCCCTTTCCGCCCAGCGTGACGGACTGCTGCCCCTTTGTGCCCTGCCCCCCATCAAAATGTCCCtccccgccgccgccgcctcaGCAGCCCCCTCTGGTGGACGTTCGCATGATCGACTTTGCCCACTCCACCTTCAGGGGTTTCCTCGACGACAAGGTCGTGCACAAAGGCCCGGACCATGGCTACCTGTTCGGACTGGAGAACCTGATCCATATTCTAGAGGACTTTCGAGACGAGAACCTGCCGTAG